The genomic DNA AAGCCGTGCGACCTTGCCGCAGCCCCTCAGGCGCGCGTGCACGTCGCGCACCTGGTGCGGCGCAAATCCGGCCCGGCGCATGCCCGAATCGACCTTGAGCCAGACATTCAGGTCTCGCACGGCGGGCCGTGACTTTTCGATCATCTGCAGTTGCCCGTCATGGTGGACGACGGTCCACAGGCCGTGCGCCTGCGCGGCCTCGAGTTCCTGCGCCGTGAACACGCCTTCGAGCACGAGCATCGGCGCGCGGATGCCGCCTGCGCGCAAGGCCAGCGCTTCGTCGAGGAATGCGACGGCGAAACCGTCGGCATGCGCCTCCAACGCCTGCGCGCACCGCAGGGCGCCATGGCCGTAGGCATTGGCCTTGAGCACCGCCAGCACGCGGCCGCCATGCCGCGCGCGTGCCAGCGCGTGGTTGTGGCGCAGTGCGTCGAGATCGATGAGTGCCCGTGCAGGCCGGCTCACGCCGCCGCTCCGGCAGGCCCCGTTCCGATCCGGCGGCCGGATGGCGACACGCCGTAGCGATCCATCGAGAGACCGTCGGTGCGGATCTCGGGCCGGCGTCCCATCACCTGGTCGGCCACCACCTTGGCCGAGCCGCAGGCCATGGTCCAGCCGAGCGTGCCATGGCCGGTGTTGAGGAACAGGTTGCCGTACGGTGTCGCGCCGACGATCGGCGTGCTGTCGGGCGTCATCGGTCGGAGGCCGGTCCAGAAGCTGGCGCGCGGCAGATCGCCGCAGGGGAACAGGTCGGTGATGACGCGCTCCAGCGTCTCGCGCCGGCGCGGATTCAGGCGCAGGTCGAAGCCGCCGAGCTCCGCCATGCCGCCGACGCGGATGCGGTCGTCGAAGCGGGTGACGGCGACCTTGTAGGTTTCGTCGAGCACGGTGGACTGCGGCGCGAGCGACGGATCGCGCAATGGCACGGTCAGCGAATAGCCCTTGACCGGATAGACGGGAATGTCGAGGCCCAGCGGCGACAGGAAGTCGCGTGAATAGCTGCCGAAGGCGAGCACGTAGCGATCCGCGCGCAGCACCTCGCCCGCCGGGCCGCCCAGGCGCACGCCGGTGATGCGCCCGCCTTCGGTGATCAGGCCGTCCACCCGCTGGCCGAAGCGCATGTCGACGCCGAGGCCGCGCGCGATGGCGGCCAGCCCTTGCGTGAACAGATGGCAATCGCCGGTCTCGTCGTTCGGCAGGCGCAGGCCGCCGGCCAGCAGGTCGCCGGTGCGGGCCAGCGCGGGTTCGACCGACGCGAGCTGGCTGCGGTCGAGCAATTGGTAGGGCACGCCGCATTCCTCCAGCACCGCGACGTCGCGCTGCACGGCATCGAGCTGCGCCTGTGTGCGGAACAGCTGCAAGGTGCCCTGGGTGCGATGCTCGTAGCGAATGCCGGTCTCGGCGCGCAGGGCGCGCAGGCAGTCGCGGCTGTACTCGGCGACGCGCATCATGCGTTCCTTGTTGACCGCGTAGCGCTCGAGCGAGCAGTTCTTCAGCATGGACGCCATCCAGCGCAACTGGAACAGGCTGCCATCGGGCCGGATCGACAGCGGCGCGTGCTTCTGGAACATCCACTTCAGCGCCTTGAGCGGAATGCCGGGCGCAGCCCACGGTGTCGAATAGCCGGGCGACACCTGGCCCGCATTGGCGAAGCTGGTTTCCTGCGCCGGGCCGTCCTGCCGGTCGAGCAAGGTGACTTCGGCGCCGGCGCGCGCCAGGTAGTAAGCGGTGCTGATGCCGATGACGCCGCCGCCAAGAACGATCACTTTCATTGCCGAACCCCTTCGAAGCCAGAAGGATTCAAGCGTATTCAATAGCGTGCCATAAACTCCGCTGAAATCTCGGCGAAGCGCAGTGCTTCTTGCTGCGAACCCGGCCGAAAGAGGCCTTCAGGAGTGAAATGACCGAACTCGATCGCACGGACCGCAAGATCCTCGACATCCTGCAGCGCCAGGGACGCATTTCCATGACCGACCTCGCCGAGCAGATCGGGCTGTCGACCTCGCCCTGCTCGGAGCGCGTGCGGCGCATGGAGCGCGAAGGCGTGATCGCCGGCTACCACGCGCGCATCGATCCGCAGGCCGTCGGCAAGACGCTGCTGGTCTTCGTGGAGATCACGCTGTCGTCCAAGTCCGGCGACGTGTTCGACAAGGTGAAGAAGGAACTGCTGCACGTGCCGGAGGTGATGGAATGCCATCTGGTCTCGGGCGGTTTCGACTACCTCATCAAGGCGCGGCTGCGCGCCATGAGCGACTACCGCAACCTGCTCGGCAGCCTGCTGAAGAAGCTGCCGGTGACGGCCGAGTCGCGCAGCTATGTCGTGATGGAAGAGGTCAAGGAAAGCCTGTACCTGCCGATGGACCGGTGAGGCGCGCCGGCCGCTGCGGCATCACGGGCTCGCATTGGGAAAGAACAGCTGCTCGCCACCGATCCTGTAGCTCGCGATGGTCGATTGCCCCGCCGGCGAGATCACCCAGTCGACGAACTTCTGCGCGCCCGCGCTGTCGAGCCGGGGAAACTTCGCCGGGCTGGGAACCATGACGCCGTACTGGTTGAAGAGCCGCTTGTCGCCTTCCACCAGCACCGCGAGATCCTGGCGGTTCCTGAAGCTCAGCCAGGTTCCGCGGTCGGCCAGCACATAAGCGCCGCTCGAAGCCGCGATGTTCAGCGCCGGCCCCATGCCGCAGCCGCATTCCTTGTAGCCCGCGCCCTTCCTGTCGTTGGGCACCGGCTGCCCCGCGTCGGCCACGCCGGTCTGCATCCACAGGCGGCGCTCGGCGGCGTCGGTACCGCTCTTGTCGCCGCGCGACACGAAAGGCGCATCCGCGGCGGCGACCTTCTTCAGCGCCGCCACGATGTCCTTGCCCCGGAGCCCGGCGGGATCGTTCTTCGGCCCGACCAGCACGAAGTCGTTGTACATGACCGGATAGCGCTTGGCGGCAAAGCCTTCGGCGACGAACTTCTCCTCGGCCGCCGTGTCGTGCACGAACAGCACGTCGGCATCGCCGCGCCGCGCCATGTCGATCGCCTGGCCGGTGCCGACCGCCACCACCTTGATGTCGATCCCGCTGGCCTGTCTGAACGCCGGCAGCAGATGCGCGAACAAGCCGGACTGCTCCGTCGAAGTCGTCGATGCCATCGTAAGAGTCTCAGCCCGCACCGACCAACCGCTCAAAAAAAGTACCCCCGCGGCCAGCGAAGCGAAGCCCGTTCGCGAAACACCGCGGAACCGGCTCTGCCGGGCCGCCGGTGTTGCCCCCTGCAAGGGGGTGGGCGGCCACACGAAGTGGGCAAGCCTGGGGGTGTTCATATGCTTTCTCCTTTGACGAACAAATGGGCTTCATCCGGCAGCCGTCCGTCGAAGAAATCGTGCACCGGCAGATCGGCCAGCACCCGCCCCTGCTCCAGATAGATCACACGGCTGGCAAGGCGCTTGACCTGCCCGAGGTTATGGCTCGCGAACACCAGCGTGCGCCCGTGCGCGGCATCGGCGATCAGCGCTTCGACATCGCGCTTGGCCGTCGGATCGAGGCTGGCCGTCGGCTCGTCGAGCAGGAGCACCTGGGGCTGCAGCGCCCAGGCGCGCGCGAGCGCCATGCGCTGCTGCTGGCCGCCGGACAGCGTGCGCGCATTGCGCTCGGCCAGCGCGCCGAGGCCGACGCGGCCCAGCGCGGCCATGGCCTCGCGCTTCGCATGAGGCCACGGCGCGCCGCGCAGCCAGAGCGCGAGCGCGACGTTGTTGCGCACGCTCGTGCGCAGCATGTGCGGCCGCTGGAACAGCATGGCCTGCGCGCGGCGCGGCACCCTGCCGATGAACGCGCCGGCCGCATGCGGCACCAGGCCGTGCAGCATGCGCAGCAGGGTGCTCTTGCCGCTGCCGTTGGCACCGATCAGCGCGACACGCTCGCCCGCGTGGATCGACAAAGTCGCGCCGGACAGCGCCTGGACGCGGCCGAAGCGAACCTCGATGTCGTGCAGGCTGAAGAGCGGCGGATTCACGAAGCCACCTCGATCCCGCGGACCCCGGCCGCCTCGGCCGCGCCGCCGTCGACCCGCTCGCGCCAGCTGCGCAGCGCCGAGATCGCCAGATTGAGCAGCAGCATCGTGCCGAGCAGCACCAGCCCGAGCGCCAATGCGAGCGGCAGGTCGCCCTTGCTGGTCTCGAGCGCGATGGCGGTGGTCATCACCCGCGTGAAGCCGTCGATGTTGCCGCCGACGATCATCACCGCACCCACCTCCGACACGGCACGGCCGAAGGCGGCGATCAGCACCGTGATCAGCGCATAGCGTTCGTCCCACACCAGCAGCAGCGCGCGGACGAGCGAGTCGGCGCCCAGCGAGCGCAGCTGCTCGCCATGGGCGCGGTCGGCGTCCTCGATGGTCTGGCGCGTCAACGCCGTGACCACCGGCAGCACCAGCAGCGTCTGCGCGACCACCATCGCCTTGAAGGAGAACAGCCATCCGAGAAAACCCAGCGGCCCCGAACGCGACAACAGCAGGTAGATCGCGAGCCCCACCACCACCGAGGGCAATGCGAGCAGCGTGTTGAGCAGCGTCAGCAGCAGCCCGCGTCCCGAGAAGCGCGCCACCGCGAGCCAGGCCCCCAGCAGCAGGCCGAAGCCGCAGGCCAGCGCGCAGGCGGTGGCGCTGACGGCGAGCGAACGGCCGACGATCGCCAGCAGCAGCGGATCGCCGGCGACGACCAGGCGGCCCGCCTCGACGGCGCTATCGGCGAAGGCGTTCATGCGCGCCTTCGGGCGGGAGAGACGGGAAGCCGAGGATGCGCCGCGGCTCGGGACAAGCCGGGCGGCCGGCATCTGTTCGCAGGTCGCATGGGCCTCAGCATAACGCCCGGCCCGCGACCGGCTGCCTGCCCTAGGACGCCGCGCCGCCCTCGCCGCGCGCACCGATACCGAGGTAGGTATCGATGATCCGCCGATCGTGCAGCAGCGCCTGCGCCGCCCCCTGAAGCGCGACCGCGCCCATCTCCAGCACATAAGCACGATCGGCCACCTGCAGCGCGGCGCGCGCGTTCTGCTCCACCAGCAGCACCGACACGCCATGGCTGCGCAGCGACGACACCACCTGCAGCACCTCGCGCACGATGCGCGGCGCGAGGCCGAGCGAAGGCTCGTCGAGCATCAGGAGGCGCGGCCGCGCCATCAGCGCGCGGCCGATCGCGAGCATCTGGCGCTCGCCGCCCGACAGCGTGGACGCGAGCTGCGCGCGGCGCTCCTGCAGCCGCGGGAAGATGCCGAACACCTCGGCCATGCGCGGACGCTGGTCGCGCTCGCCGCGCCGCCAGCGCGAGAAGCCGCCGAGCAGCAGATTGTCCTCGACCGACATCTCGCCGAACAGCTCGCGCTTCTCGGGCACCAGCGCCACGCCGCGCGCGACCATCGCCTCGATGCTCGGACGCGCCATGCGCTGGCCGTCGAGCAGCACGCCGCCGCGTGACGGCAGGAGGCCCATCGCGGCGCACAGCAGCGTGGTCTTGCCGGCGCCGTTGGGGCCGATCACGGTGACGATCTCGCCGGCGTTCACCTGCAGGTCGATCTGGTGCACGGCTTCGACCGCGCCGTACGAGACGCAGAACTTCTCGAGTTGCAGCAAGGGCGCGCTCATGCGATCGCCTCTTCCATCGGCTCGTCCGCGCCGCCGAGATAGGCATCCAGCACCTTGGGATCGGCCTGCACCTCGGCCGGCGTGCCCTGTGCGATCACGGCGCCGAACTCCAGCACGGTGATGCGGTCGGCCAGGTTCATGACGAACTCCATGTCGTGTTCGACGATCAGGATGCCCAGGCCCTCGGCGCGCAATTGGCCGAGCAGCATGGCCAGCGCGCGCTTCTCGAGATGGCGCAGCCCCGCGGCCGGCTCGTCGAGCAGCAGCACGGCCGGGTGCCCCGCCAGCGCGCGCGCGATCTCGACCACGCGCTGCTGGCCCAGCGACAGCGAGGCCGCGGGCGCATCGGCCACCGCGCCGAGCCCACAACGATCGAGTTGGCGATGCGCCTGCGCGAGCAATGCGGCTTCTTCCGCACGGTCCAGCCGCAGCATGGAAGCGATCCAGCCGCGCTGTCCGCGCCGGTGCGCGCCGAGCGCGACGTTCTCGATCACGCGCCGCTGGCCGAGCAGGCGCACGTGCTGGAAGGTGCGGCCCAGGCCCAGTGCGGCAAAGGCGCGCGAGGGCTGGCCGGTCATGGCCCGGTCCATCAGACGGACCTCGCCGGCGCTCGGGTCGTCGACGCCCGAGATCATGTTGAAGAAGGTGCTCTTGCCGGCGCCGTTGGGCCCGATCAGCGCATGGATCTCGCCGGCCTTCACGTCCATGCTGACCGCGTCGTTGGCGACCAGCCCGCCGAAGCGCTTGGTGACCGCGTGCGCCTGCAGCACCACCTGCCCGCGCGGCGGCAATGCGGCCTCGGGCAGCGTCAGCGTGCGGCGCGGAGCGCGCACCGCGTCCGGCCGCAGGAAGCGTGCGCACAGGCGCGCCAGCGTCGGCCACACGCCGTCGGCGAAGCGCTGCAGCACGAACAGCATCAGCAAGCCGAACACGATGATCTCGAAGTTGCCGCTCGAGCCGAGCAGCTGCGGCAGGACGTCCTGCAGTTTCTCTTTCAGCAGCGTGATGATCGCCGCGCCGAGCACCGCGCCCCACAGGTGGCCCGCGCCGCCGACCACCGCCATGAAGAGGTACTCGATGCCGATGTCGAGGTTGAAGGGCGT from Variovorax sp. PBL-E5 includes the following:
- a CDS encoding D-amino acid dehydrogenase — encoded protein: MKVIVLGGGVIGISTAYYLARAGAEVTLLDRQDGPAQETSFANAGQVSPGYSTPWAAPGIPLKALKWMFQKHAPLSIRPDGSLFQLRWMASMLKNCSLERYAVNKERMMRVAEYSRDCLRALRAETGIRYEHRTQGTLQLFRTQAQLDAVQRDVAVLEECGVPYQLLDRSQLASVEPALARTGDLLAGGLRLPNDETGDCHLFTQGLAAIARGLGVDMRFGQRVDGLITEGGRITGVRLGGPAGEVLRADRYVLAFGSYSRDFLSPLGLDIPVYPVKGYSLTVPLRDPSLAPQSTVLDETYKVAVTRFDDRIRVGGMAELGGFDLRLNPRRRETLERVITDLFPCGDLPRASFWTGLRPMTPDSTPIVGATPYGNLFLNTGHGTLGWTMACGSAKVVADQVMGRRPEIRTDGLSMDRYGVSPSGRRIGTGPAGAAA
- a CDS encoding winged helix-turn-helix transcriptional regulator, with the protein product MTELDRTDRKILDILQRQGRISMTDLAEQIGLSTSPCSERVRRMEREGVIAGYHARIDPQAVGKTLLVFVEITLSSKSGDVFDKVKKELLHVPEVMECHLVSGGFDYLIKARLRAMSDYRNLLGSLLKKLPVTAESRSYVVMEEVKESLYLPMDR
- a CDS encoding substrate-binding domain-containing protein, with the protein product MAAGVLFLSGWSVRAETLTMASTTSTEQSGLFAHLLPAFRQASGIDIKVVAVGTGQAIDMARRGDADVLFVHDTAAEEKFVAEGFAAKRYPVMYNDFVLVGPKNDPAGLRGKDIVAALKKVAAADAPFVSRGDKSGTDAAERRLWMQTGVADAGQPVPNDRKGAGYKECGCGMGPALNIAASSGAYVLADRGTWLSFRNRQDLAVLVEGDKRLFNQYGVMVPSPAKFPRLDSAGAQKFVDWVISPAGQSTIASYRIGGEQLFFPNASP
- a CDS encoding ABC transporter ATP-binding protein yields the protein MNPPLFSLHDIEVRFGRVQALSGATLSIHAGERVALIGANGSGKSTLLRMLHGLVPHAAGAFIGRVPRRAQAMLFQRPHMLRTSVRNNVALALWLRGAPWPHAKREAMAALGRVGLGALAERNARTLSGGQQQRMALARAWALQPQVLLLDEPTASLDPTAKRDVEALIADAAHGRTLVFASHNLGQVKRLASRVIYLEQGRVLADLPVHDFFDGRLPDEAHLFVKGESI
- a CDS encoding ABC transporter permease; this encodes MNAFADSAVEAGRLVVAGDPLLLAIVGRSLAVSATACALACGFGLLLGAWLAVARFSGRGLLLTLLNTLLALPSVVVGLAIYLLLSRSGPLGFLGWLFSFKAMVVAQTLLVLPVVTALTRQTIEDADRAHGEQLRSLGADSLVRALLLVWDERYALITVLIAAFGRAVSEVGAVMIVGGNIDGFTRVMTTAIALETSKGDLPLALALGLVLLGTMLLLNLAISALRSWRERVDGGAAEAAGVRGIEVAS
- a CDS encoding ABC transporter ATP-binding protein, which gives rise to MSAPLLQLEKFCVSYGAVEAVHQIDLQVNAGEIVTVIGPNGAGKTTLLCAAMGLLPSRGGVLLDGQRMARPSIEAMVARGVALVPEKRELFGEMSVEDNLLLGGFSRWRRGERDQRPRMAEVFGIFPRLQERRAQLASTLSGGERQMLAIGRALMARPRLLMLDEPSLGLAPRIVREVLQVVSSLRSHGVSVLLVEQNARAALQVADRAYVLEMGAVALQGAAQALLHDRRIIDTYLGIGARGEGGAAS
- a CDS encoding branched-chain amino acid ABC transporter ATP-binding protein/permease — its product is MTRRHLSLAFVVLLAAVWGFLPDFPVQVLCYVGLYAMVAAGLVMLTGVGGMTSFGQAAFVGTGAYATAWICTSPGASAAIAGLLGPAALPWVGLLFGIVLTFVVAWGLGAITLRLSGHYLPLCTMAWGLSFYYLFGNLEFLGGHTGVAGVPAIVVAGWSFASPRSLGLVIWGVLLLALWALHNLLDSREGRAIRALKGGRVMAESMGVDTARYRIKVFVLAALLAAVSGWLYAHMQRFINPTPFNLDIGIEYLFMAVVGGAGHLWGAVLGAAIITLLKEKLQDVLPQLLGSSGNFEIIVFGLLMLFVLQRFADGVWPTLARLCARFLRPDAVRAPRRTLTLPEAALPPRGQVVLQAHAVTKRFGGLVANDAVSMDVKAGEIHALIGPNGAGKSTFFNMISGVDDPSAGEVRLMDRAMTGQPSRAFAALGLGRTFQHVRLLGQRRVIENVALGAHRRGQRGWIASMLRLDRAEEAALLAQAHRQLDRCGLGAVADAPAASLSLGQQRVVEIARALAGHPAVLLLDEPAAGLRHLEKRALAMLLGQLRAEGLGILIVEHDMEFVMNLADRITVLEFGAVIAQGTPAEVQADPKVLDAYLGGADEPMEEAIA